The DNA sequence CTTGATTCACTTGATTGTAGCTTGTCTTAAACTTTATTTTTTTGAGGAGAAATTAAACTTTAAGATTCAATATTTACAGCTTTAGATTGGTTGGTGTTTTGATAATTATTAATTCTTAATTGGGTTAAAAATATTATTCCATATTTTTAATAAAAGATGTTGATAAAAACAATATTTTCAATTTTTTTCACCCCTACAACCCCGGCTTATTTCTTTTTGAACCAAGCAAGAGAGGGAGGCTAGTATAAAAATAGATGTATTTTGTATTTTTAATGATGGCAGGAAAAATTTACTCTAAACCCCATTGATGTTTTAATGTGTCTTTGTAAAGATTTTCCCTAACAAGCATTTCCGCATAAAGTTTGACTAAAAAGTCTTGTGCTTGTTCTTTTGTCATTTTCTCCACCTGAGTTTCAAAAGAACGAAGATTGAATTGTTGCTCTAGAGACAAACCGACTGAATTAGACATAATCTCATATTCTCCTTTACTTTCAAAGTAAAAACTGCTATCCTTGATAAGGGTAAAATTTTGCGTTTTACCTAGTATCAAATCAATTATCTTAATGAGTAACATAACCAACATCGTTAAACTGCTCATCTTGAACAATAAGCATAAATACTTATAGTAAAAAAGTTCGTCAGTTAACTGAGGTTAAAAAAGTTAAAGATATTTCCCAATTATACTTAACAGAAATTAATAACTGTGATAGGATCTAAGGGAATAAATAAGAACTGTTAGTAAAACAAATACCAATACTTCAGATTATTCTCGATAAAGATAAAATAAAGTTCTAAACTAAGTTGATAACCAATAGTCAATGATCTTAATAGCTTCATCTGACGGACAAAATAAAATAAAACATCAGCGATTAAGAGTTAGTTGTGCCTTATGGGGTTTAACTAGCTCATTTGTTGTGAATAGAAAGAGTTAATCTGTAGTAGTTTTATAAATTTTACGAATAATCAACCAAATATTTAATATTAATGGAGGAAATCTAAATGTCTGTACGTCTATACGTGAAGTTGCCAAAGGCGGAAATAGAGAAGGAAGGTTTAGAAAAAATGTTTAGTGATTTTGAGCCTTCTTTTACCACTAAGTTAATTAAAGAAAGAAAAAAGAAAGAATGTCGTGGTTTTGGTTTTGTAACTGTCCCCACTGATGAAGCGGCGGAAGATTTTATTAGCAGATATAATGAGAAGCCATTGGTTTATAATGGTGAAACCTATAAGGATGAAGAAGGTAATGACTTTCTTTTAGTTATAGAAAAAGCCTTACCCCGTAATAAAGGCGGTAAGGAAGAGGGGGAACAACAGGAAGAAGCTGAAACCAATAATCAGGTAGAGGCTAACACTGATAACAAGCCTTCTCGTCGCAATAACGGCA is a window from the Cyanobacterium sp. Dongsha4 genome containing:
- a CDS encoding NblA/ycf18 family protein codes for the protein MSNSVGLSLEQQFNLRSFETQVEKMTKEQAQDFLVKLYAEMLVRENLYKDTLKHQWGLE
- a CDS encoding RNA-binding protein yields the protein MSVRLYVKLPKAEIEKEGLEKMFSDFEPSFTTKLIKERKKKECRGFGFVTVPTDEAAEDFISRYNEKPLVYNGETYKDEEGNDFLLVIEKALPRNKGGKEEGEQQEEAETNNQVEANTDNKPSRRNNGNKKPKKNRKGGKAKTQKAVSVSESIQPDPRWANELNKLKEMFAAQASN